GTCGTTGAGCTCCGTCATCGTGCCCACGGTGGAGCGCGAGCTGCGCACGGGGTTGGTCTGGTCGATGGCGATGGCCGGCGGCACGCCCTCCACCTTGTCCACGGCCGGCTTGTCCATGCGGTCCAGGAACTGGCGCGCATAGGCGCTGAAAGTCTCCACGTAGCGGCGCTGGCCCTCGGCGTACAGCGTGTCGAACACCAGGCTGGACTTGCCCGAGCCGCTCGGGCCGGTCACCACGGTGAGCTCGCCCGTGCGGATGTCCAGGTCGAGGTTCTTGAGGTTGTGCTGGCGCGCGCCGTGGATACGGATCAGTCCCTGGGTCATGGGGGTTCTTTCTGCTTCGAGGCCGAACATTCTAGGGATGCGCGGATCGCACGCTCGCCTCGTGCAAAACATCCCTTCGGGGCACCCGATCCGGTAGACTGCCGCGCAGCATCAACCAAGGAGAGGCGAGACCATGCAGGCATGGCAGAAATGGGGAGCGGCCCTGGCCCTGGGCGCGCTGCTGGGCACGGCCCAGGCCCAGATCCTGGTGGGCCAGACCGCGGGGCTTTCGGGCGTGGTCGGTCCAGGCGTGCAGGAAACCGCCGCGGGCGCCAGGCTCTTCATCGACGCGGTGAACGCCAAGGGCGGAGTCCACGGCCAGAAGATCGAGCTGATCGCCATGGACGACAAGTTCGACCCCAAGACCGCCGGCGAGAACGCGCGCGTGCTGATCGAGGACAAGAAGGTGCACGTCATGTTCCTCACGCGCGGCACGCCACACACCGAGGCCATCATCCCGCACCTGGACAAGCATGGCGTGGCCCTCGTGGGCCCCTCCACGGGCGCCATGGTGCTGCACCAGCCCGTGCGCAAGCATGTCTTCAACGTGCGCGCCACCTACCAGCGCGAGGCCGAGAAGGCCATGGCCCACCTGGCCTCGCTGGGCATGACGCGCATCGCCGTGCTGTATGCCGACGACAGCTTCGGCGCCGACGGCGTGGCCGGCGCGCAGAAGGGCCTGGCGCAGGCCCGGCTGGAGCCCGTGGTGCTGGAGAAATTCAACCGCGCCCAGCCCGACTTCGCTCCCCCGGCGGCGAAGATCGCGCAGGCGCAGGCACAGGCCGTGATGATCATCGGCTCGGGCACCACCGTGGTCGACGGCTATGCGGCGCTGCGCAAGGCGGGCTCAACGGCACAGCTCGTGACGCTGTCGAACAACGCCTCCAACGGCTTCATCAAGAGCCTGGGCGAGCACGCGCGCGGCGTCATCGTGTCCCAGGTCTTCCCCAACGAACGCAGCCTGGGCTATCCCATGGTCCGGGAGGCGATCGAGCTGAACAAGGCACGCGGCCAGGGCGAGGTGAGCCCCGCGATGCTCGAAGGCTTCGCCGCCGCCAAGGTGCTGGTCGAAGGACTGCGCCGCGCCGGCCCCAAGCCCACGCGGGAGAAGATCCAGTCGGCGCTCGAATCGATACAGCAGCTCGACCTGGGCGGCCTGCTCGTCTCCTACGGCGAGAATGACCACACGGGGCTCGACTTCGCGGACCTGTCCATCATCGGCGCCGACGGCAAGTTCCGCCGCTGACCCAAGGCAGCACATGAAAAAAACCCGCAGGCCACGGCCTGCGGGTTTTTTTATCGGGGCCGGCAGCCTTACTGCGCGGCGCTGGCTGCCGAAGCGGGCGCCGCCGCCGGCTCGGGCGCGTGCACGGCCTCCACGCCATGCTTTTCGCCGCTCATGTCCACCTGGTCTCCCGCCTTCATGATCACGAACAGCGCGATCACCGCGAACACCACAAAACCCAGCACGAGCTTCCACATGCTTGTCTCCTGAAAGTTGTCGTCAACACAAAAGGGGCTCCAACAAAAAGGCCCCACACATCCGTGTGGGGCCTGTCCTGTCCGATCGCAGGCCCGGCTCCATTGGATCAGGCCTGGATTGCAGGCAGCTTACGCTGCCCGGGAATCAGAAGTTGTGGCGCACGCCCAGGGCGAACGAGCTGAAGTCGGAACCCGAGTTCGTCACGTTGTAGCCAGCGTTGTTGCCGTTGTTCACGCGGGTGTAGTAGGTGTACACCTTGGTGCGCTTGCTCAGGTTGTAGTTGTAGCCCAGGGTCCACTGCGTGGCATCCGAGTCGTTGACGTTGCTCCAGGAGTTGGCGTGGCCCACGTTCACGTGGAACTCGGAAGCACCCAGGGCGTACATGCCCGACAGGCGGAAGTTGTTGCGCGTGCCGGCGCCGGTGGTGACGATCTGGTTGTCATCCTTGTTGCGCTGGTAGTAGCCGCCCACCGTGAACTGGCCGAACGTGTACAGGGCGCGCAGGCCCACCTGGTAGTTGCTGTCGACGGAGCTGTAGCCGAGGCCCAGGTGCAGGGGGCCCATGTTGTAGTTGGCAGCCAGGTCGTAGCCGTTCTTGTCGTTGGTGCCGGCGGCCCTTTCGTGCAGCAGCACGGCGGCATCGACGGTCAGGCCGCCGAGGCTGGGGGTGCGGTAGCCGATCTTGTTCTTGGTGCCCAGGCCGCCGAACCACACGGGGTCGTAGTACAGGGCGTCGGACGACGAGCCGGTGTCGTGGTTGTGCATGCTCACGTAGTCGGCAGTCGCGTAGTACGACTCGGGCACGAAATTGCCCAGGCGCACCATGCCGAAGCCGCCGGCCAGGTTGACTTCGCTCTGGCGGCCAAAGTTCAGGCCGTTGCCGACGGTGGCCAGGCCCGGCCAGCCCGTGCCGGTGCCGGTATCGGACGCGAAGCCGCTTTCGAGCTGGAAGCCCGCCTTCAGGCCGCCACCCAGGTCTTCAGTACCACGGACGCCCCAGCGCGAAGCATTGTTGAACATGCCGGTCGTGCTGACGCCGCCGTCCTTCTGGCGTTCCACGGTGGTGTTGATGCGGCCATACAGGGTGACGCTGCTCTGTGCGAAGACGGCAGAAGTACCCAGCAGTGCCAGGGTTGCGAGCAACAAACGGCTTGGTTTTTGCATGTGATTTCCTTGAAGAATGCTTGTGTCCATCGGGGGTGGGTAGGCACGGCTTGCCGCCTGCATGCGGCCGGTAGGCCCCATGTGCGTCTACGGCGTCGGATTTTATCGGCCGGCACACGGGAAAGGCGGCGCCGGCTCGACCCTGATGTTTTGCCGCCACACTCTCGCACGGCGAGGGCGTGGCGGCGGGGCCAGGCTCAACTTAATCGTTGGCGTAGATGTCCACGTCCTTGGTCTCGCGCAGGAACAGCGTGCCGACCACGGCCGTCATGCCGGCGATGACGATGGGGTACCACAGGCCGCTGTACATGTTGCCGGCCGATGCCACCAGCGCGAACGAGGTGGTGGGCAGCAGGCCGCCGAACCAGCCGTTGCCGATGTGGTAAGGCAGGCTCATCGAGGTGTAGCGGATGCGCGTGGGGAACAGCTCCACCAGCATGGCGGCGATGGGGCCGTACACCATGGTCACCAGGATCACCAGGTACACCAGGATGGCGATCATCATGGGCTTGTTCATCTTGGCGGGGTCGGCCTTGGTGGGGTAGCCAGCGAGCTTCAGGTCCTCACCCATCTCCTTCTTGAAAGCGGCGATGGCCTTGGCGCTTTCCTCGTCGAACTTGTGGTTCACGACCGTTCCGGTGGGTGCGGTGACCGTCTTGTCGCCGATCTTCACCACGGCGGGCGAGCCTGCCGGGCCAGCGACGTTTTCATAACTCACGGAGTTCTGCACCAGGTAGCGCTTGGCGATGTCGCAGGAGCTCTTGAAGTCGATCTCGCGCGCCACGGGGTTGCCCTGGAAGGAGCAGGTGGCGGGGTCGGCGGTCACAGACACGCCGGCCGTGGCCTGTGCCTTGGCCAGATCGGGGTTGGCAGCGCCGGTCAGGGCCTTGAACACGGGGAAGTAGGTCAGCACGGCCAGCACGCAGCCCAGCATGATGATGGGCTTGCGGCCGATCTTGTCGGACAGGGAGCCGAACACCACGAAGAAGGGCGTGCCGATCAGC
This region of Alicycliphilus denitrificans K601 genomic DNA includes:
- a CDS encoding porin; this translates as MQKPSRLLLATLALLGTSAVFAQSSVTLYGRINTTVERQKDGGVSTTGMFNNASRWGVRGTEDLGGGLKAGFQLESGFASDTGTGTGWPGLATVGNGLNFGRQSEVNLAGGFGMVRLGNFVPESYYATADYVSMHNHDTGSSSDALYYDPVWFGGLGTKNKIGYRTPSLGGLTVDAAVLLHERAAGTNDKNGYDLAANYNMGPLHLGLGYSSVDSNYQVGLRALYTFGQFTVGGYYQRNKDDNQIVTTGAGTRNNFRLSGMYALGASEFHVNVGHANSWSNVNDSDATQWTLGYNYNLSKRTKVYTYYTRVNNGNNAGYNVTNSGSDFSSFALGVRHNF
- a CDS encoding ABC transporter substrate-binding protein, whose translation is MQAWQKWGAALALGALLGTAQAQILVGQTAGLSGVVGPGVQETAAGARLFIDAVNAKGGVHGQKIELIAMDDKFDPKTAGENARVLIEDKKVHVMFLTRGTPHTEAIIPHLDKHGVALVGPSTGAMVLHQPVRKHVFNVRATYQREAEKAMAHLASLGMTRIAVLYADDSFGADGVAGAQKGLAQARLEPVVLEKFNRAQPDFAPPAAKIAQAQAQAVMIIGSGTTVVDGYAALRKAGSTAQLVTLSNNASNGFIKSLGEHARGVIVSQVFPNERSLGYPMVREAIELNKARGQGEVSPAMLEGFAAAKVLVEGLRRAGPKPTREKIQSALESIQQLDLGGLLVSYGENDHTGLDFADLSIIGADGKFRR